A window of the Streptomyces luomodiensis genome harbors these coding sequences:
- a CDS encoding serine hydrolase codes for MNTEALLRDLRGQLRDGGLHGCLLVRDLHTGDELGIDPDTPLPSASLVKIPLALATLERIRRGELDGATMLEVSPGRITAPGPTGLSRFRHPARVAVDDLLYLSTCLSDGTAAEALFGLTPPAQVADMLHEFGLRGIIVRHGIREVAETPGLRFDAAQRHLAHALAIDAGTSGRGHRVPQLDTTRTNIGSARAHVDLLQALWTPSAIHPEVARRVRDLMAHNVLRHRLAPDFSSDATTWSSKTGTLLNLRHEIGVVEHSDGQAFAIAVLTESLVPAGTQPGAEALMAQIARTLRDHLRQL; via the coding sequence GTGAACACCGAGGCACTGCTGCGCGATCTGCGCGGGCAGTTGCGCGACGGCGGCTTGCACGGCTGTCTGCTCGTGCGGGACCTCCACACGGGGGACGAGCTGGGCATCGACCCGGACACCCCGCTGCCCTCCGCCTCCCTGGTCAAGATCCCGCTCGCGCTGGCGACGCTGGAGCGCATCCGGCGCGGCGAACTGGACGGGGCGACGATGCTCGAGGTGTCCCCCGGGCGGATCACCGCACCCGGTCCCACCGGACTCAGCCGGTTCCGCCACCCCGCCCGGGTCGCCGTCGACGACCTGCTCTACCTGAGCACCTGTCTGAGCGACGGAACGGCGGCCGAGGCGCTGTTCGGCCTCACCCCGCCCGCCCAGGTCGCCGACATGCTCCACGAGTTCGGGCTGCGTGGCATCATCGTCCGGCATGGCATCCGCGAAGTGGCCGAAACCCCCGGGCTGCGCTTCGACGCCGCGCAGCGGCATCTCGCCCACGCCCTCGCCATCGACGCGGGCACCAGCGGCCGCGGCCACCGGGTGCCGCAACTCGACACCACCCGCACCAACATCGGCAGCGCGCGCGCCCATGTGGATCTGCTCCAAGCCCTGTGGACCCCCTCGGCGATCCACCCCGAAGTGGCGCGGCGGGTACGCGACCTCATGGCCCACAACGTGCTGCGGCACCGGCTCGCCCCCGACTTCAGCTCCGACGCCACCACCTGGTCCTCCAAGACCGGCACCCTGCTCAACCTGCGCCATGAGATCGGCGTCGTCGAGCACTCCGACGGTCAGGCGTTCGCCATCGCGGTGCTCACCGAGTCACTCGTGCCCGCCGGAACCCAGCCCGGCGCCGAAGCCCTCATGGCGCAGATCGCCCGCACACTGCGCGACCACCTCCGGCAGTTGTAG
- a CDS encoding NADH:flavin oxidoreductase, with the protein MSTRAATALSRPFTLGSAKLPNRIVMAPMTRQHSPDGIPGEDVAAYYARRAAAGTGLIITEGTTVDHKSAGFHDAIPRFHGEAPLAGWGRVVDAVHAQGGAIMPQLWHVGIQRPAGAPPFPDAPSLGPSGIALDGTPGAGGTMTSADIDDVIGAFAEAAREAERIGFDGVELHGAHGYLIDQFLWERTNRRTDAYGGDLASRTTFAADLVAAIREKVAPDFPVVLRFSQWKGEHYEVRLAENPKELEAVLTPLAEAGVDAFHASGRRYWQPEFPDTGSDLNIAGWTKKLTGKPVITVGSVGLDDAFQKASINGAEAAVESIDRLLDRLERDEFDLVAVGRALLADPQWADKVLTGRLSELVPFNRDAVQSLY; encoded by the coding sequence GTGAGCACTCGCGCGGCCACGGCACTGTCCCGTCCGTTCACACTGGGTTCGGCCAAGCTGCCGAACCGCATCGTCATGGCGCCCATGACCCGCCAGCACTCCCCCGACGGCATCCCCGGTGAGGACGTCGCCGCCTACTACGCGCGCCGGGCGGCGGCCGGGACCGGTCTGATCATCACCGAGGGCACCACCGTCGACCACAAGTCCGCCGGTTTCCACGACGCCATCCCCCGGTTCCACGGCGAGGCGCCACTCGCCGGCTGGGGACGGGTCGTCGACGCCGTGCACGCGCAGGGCGGCGCGATCATGCCCCAGCTGTGGCATGTGGGCATACAGCGGCCCGCCGGAGCGCCGCCGTTCCCCGACGCCCCGTCCCTGGGGCCGTCCGGGATCGCGCTGGACGGCACGCCCGGCGCGGGCGGGACGATGACCAGCGCCGACATCGACGACGTCATCGGCGCCTTCGCCGAGGCCGCGCGGGAGGCCGAGCGGATCGGTTTCGACGGCGTGGAACTGCACGGCGCACACGGCTACCTCATCGACCAGTTCCTCTGGGAACGCACCAACCGGCGCACCGACGCCTACGGGGGCGACCTGGCCTCGCGGACCACCTTCGCCGCCGACCTGGTGGCCGCCATCCGCGAGAAGGTCGCGCCCGACTTCCCCGTCGTCCTCCGGTTCTCCCAGTGGAAGGGCGAGCACTACGAGGTCCGGCTCGCCGAGAACCCCAAGGAACTGGAAGCCGTGCTCACCCCGCTGGCCGAGGCGGGGGTCGACGCGTTCCACGCCTCCGGACGCCGCTACTGGCAGCCGGAGTTCCCCGACACGGGCTCGGACCTGAACATCGCCGGGTGGACGAAGAAGCTCACCGGCAAGCCGGTCATCACCGTCGGCTCGGTCGGCCTGGACGACGCCTTCCAGAAGGCCTCCATCAACGGTGCGGAGGCGGCCGTGGAGAGCATCGACCGGCTCCTCGACCGCCTGGAGCGGGACGAGTTCGACCTCGTCGCGGTCGGCCGCGCACTGCTCGCCGACCCGCAGTGGGCCGACAAGGTCCTCACCGGCCGGCTGAGTGAACTCGTCCCCTTCAACCGGGACGCGGTGCAGTCCCTGTACTGA
- a CDS encoding 3'-5' exonuclease: protein MSTFVVFDLEFTSWSGALERDWTGPGQLREIVQIGALRISAGDSAEDHCVVEEYEALVRPVVNPRLSPYFTGLTGIDQETVDREGVAPAEALSDFLGFCQGQSVLSYGNDMIVLGENTGWARARGEEVKNGFLTAGFLNIRPWLNAVAPTTASASSGRLWEALGLPRPVAGREHSALFDCYSIAAAIRHVCAGGARLPEGCL, encoded by the coding sequence TTGTCGACCTTTGTCGTGTTCGACCTTGAATTCACCTCATGGTCGGGAGCGCTCGAACGGGATTGGACGGGGCCGGGGCAGCTTCGCGAGATAGTCCAGATCGGCGCCTTGCGCATCAGTGCCGGCGATTCCGCCGAAGACCACTGTGTGGTCGAGGAGTACGAGGCGCTGGTGCGGCCGGTGGTCAATCCGCGGCTGTCCCCGTACTTCACCGGTCTCACGGGCATCGACCAGGAAACCGTGGACCGGGAGGGAGTCGCGCCGGCCGAAGCGCTCAGTGATTTCCTGGGCTTCTGCCAGGGGCAGTCCGTGCTCTCCTACGGCAACGACATGATCGTCCTCGGGGAGAACACGGGGTGGGCGCGGGCTCGTGGCGAAGAGGTCAAGAACGGCTTCCTCACCGCCGGCTTCCTGAACATCCGCCCCTGGCTGAACGCCGTCGCACCGACCACCGCATCGGCCAGTTCCGGTCGCCTGTGGGAGGCGCTGGGCCTGCCCAGACCCGTGGCCGGCCGGGAGCATTCGGCGCTCTTCGACTGCTATTCGATCGCCGCGGCGATCAGACACGTATGTGCCGGCGGGGCTCGGCTGCCCGAGGGATGCCTCTGA
- a CDS encoding RrF2 family transcriptional regulator: METVLDIRFSRALRLMMFLAVAGDREGSPPLSSAQLAHKLNTNPSLIRKLLVPLTDEGLVVCVKGRTGGARLGRPADRITLAEIYRCAVGDKPLWAPSPEAEPVCEVTTHAGEYFAALTAEAEQAVLASLGDRTLADSVRELRRLDADRAQRA; encoded by the coding sequence GTGGAGACCGTGCTGGACATCCGGTTCTCGCGTGCGCTGCGGCTGATGATGTTCCTCGCGGTGGCCGGCGACAGGGAGGGATCCCCGCCGCTGAGTTCGGCCCAGTTGGCTCACAAGCTGAACACCAACCCGAGTCTGATCCGCAAACTCCTCGTACCGCTGACCGACGAAGGGCTCGTCGTCTGCGTCAAGGGCCGTACCGGCGGGGCCAGGCTGGGCCGGCCGGCCGACCGGATCACCCTGGCGGAGATCTATCGCTGTGCCGTCGGCGACAAGCCGCTGTGGGCCCCCTCGCCGGAAGCGGAGCCCGTGTGCGAGGTGACCACACACGCCGGTGAGTACTTCGCCGCGCTCACCGCCGAGGCAGAGCAGGCGGTGCTCGCGTCGCTGGGTGACCGTACGCTCGCGGACAGTGTGCGGGAACTGCGCCGTCTCGACGCGGACCGCGCGCAGCGGGCCTGA
- the bla gene encoding class A beta-lactamase: MRFTRARHTALGALAALALLVPLTACGQDGSPDKPKASSSSSAGATSFTGEFKKLERAYDARLGVYAIDTGTGREVAYRDGERFAYASTFKALAAGAVLRKYSLSGLDRVIRYSQDDLLDYAPVTEKHVKTGMTLGALCDAAVRYSDNTAANLLLDALGGPKALDATLEKLGDDVIHMERREPELNVWAPDSTRDTSTPRAMAEDLRAFVLGDVLGKGERARLTKWLRTNTTGDKLIRAGVPKGWVVGDKTGAGRTYAARNDIAVVWPPDSAPIVVAIMSNRGDKDAEYDDKLIADAASVVADTLP; this comes from the coding sequence ATGCGATTCACCCGTGCCCGCCACACCGCCCTGGGCGCGCTCGCCGCGCTCGCGCTCCTCGTCCCACTGACGGCCTGTGGCCAGGACGGGTCCCCGGACAAGCCGAAAGCGTCGAGTTCCTCATCCGCCGGCGCGACATCGTTCACCGGCGAGTTCAAGAAGCTGGAGCGCGCCTACGACGCGCGGCTGGGGGTCTACGCCATCGACACCGGCACCGGACGGGAGGTGGCCTATCGCGATGGCGAACGGTTCGCCTACGCCTCCACGTTCAAGGCGCTGGCCGCCGGCGCCGTCCTGCGGAAGTACTCGCTGAGCGGACTGGACCGAGTGATCAGGTATTCCCAGGACGATCTGCTCGACTACGCCCCCGTGACCGAGAAACACGTCAAGACCGGGATGACCCTGGGCGCACTGTGTGACGCCGCCGTGCGCTACAGCGACAACACCGCGGCCAACCTGCTCCTCGACGCGCTCGGCGGCCCCAAGGCGCTGGACGCCACGCTCGAGAAGTTGGGCGACGACGTCATCCACATGGAGCGCCGTGAGCCGGAGTTGAACGTATGGGCCCCGGACTCCACACGCGATACGAGCACACCGCGGGCGATGGCCGAGGATCTGCGCGCGTTCGTCCTCGGCGATGTCCTCGGCAAGGGCGAACGCGCCCGGCTCACGAAGTGGCTGCGGACCAATACCACCGGCGACAAGCTGATCCGGGCCGGGGTGCCCAAGGGCTGGGTGGTCGGCGACAAGACCGGAGCCGGCCGCACCTACGCCGCCCGCAACGACATCGCCGTGGTGTGGCCTCCCGACAGCGCTCCCATCGTCGTGGCGATCATGTCGAACCGCGGCGACAAGGACGCCGAATACGACGACAAGCTGATCGCGGACGCCGCCTCCGTCGTGGCCGACACGCTGCCGTAG
- a CDS encoding IclR family transcriptional regulator yields MSKTLHHGLLILRVLSEHPRGLTVSELAEAIGVHRTVAHRLVRTLEAHQLCRRDHQRRIVLGTGLVSLAEPVQQDLRALARPILDELAETTRATAHLLVREGAADMRALMVVEPRGALVHVSFRPGQTHSIEHGSGGLALLARGPHREGERPEVTEARAKGYAVTTGEVIPAVTGISAAVPARGGEATTSIGISVFEHTAIDELGAVVVRAAARLGELLD; encoded by the coding sequence ATGTCCAAGACGCTCCACCACGGGCTGCTGATCCTCAGAGTCCTCTCGGAACACCCGCGGGGCCTGACCGTCAGCGAGCTGGCGGAGGCCATCGGGGTGCACCGCACGGTCGCCCACCGTCTGGTGCGGACCCTGGAGGCGCACCAGCTCTGCCGCCGTGACCACCAGCGCCGGATCGTCCTCGGCACCGGTCTGGTCAGCCTCGCCGAACCCGTCCAGCAGGATCTGCGCGCACTGGCCCGCCCGATCCTCGACGAGCTGGCCGAGACCACCCGCGCCACCGCCCACCTGCTGGTCCGCGAGGGCGCCGCCGATATGCGCGCGCTCATGGTGGTGGAACCGCGCGGGGCCCTGGTGCACGTGTCCTTCCGGCCCGGTCAGACCCACTCCATCGAGCACGGCTCGGGCGGCCTCGCCCTGCTCGCCCGCGGCCCCCACCGCGAAGGGGAGCGCCCCGAGGTCACCGAGGCCCGCGCCAAGGGGTACGCCGTCACCACGGGCGAGGTCATCCCCGCCGTGACCGGCATCTCCGCCGCCGTCCCGGCGCGTGGCGGCGAGGCGACCACCAGTATCGGCATCTCGGTGTTCGAGCACACCGCCATCGACGAACTCGGCGCCGTCGTCGTCCGCGCCGCGGCGCGCCTGGGCGAACTGCTCGACTAG
- a CDS encoding response regulator transcription factor, with product MSLKVLVVDDQGIVRAGFAAVIDAEEDMTVVGEAGDGAAAVRLAAELAPDVVVMDVRMPELDGIAATRIITGHQDAPRVLVLTTFDLDAYVFDALRAGASGFLLKDVRAAELLRGIRVVAAGESVLAPSATRRLIGHYTSGPGPAHRTGYAHGALDSLTGRERHVLGLVASGLNNAEIADALGITVGTVKSHVNALLRKLGLRDRVQATILAYDLGLARPNPPDLHT from the coding sequence ATGAGCCTGAAAGTGCTGGTCGTCGACGACCAGGGAATCGTCCGGGCGGGGTTCGCCGCCGTGATCGACGCCGAGGAGGACATGACGGTCGTCGGCGAGGCCGGTGACGGCGCCGCCGCGGTGCGCCTCGCCGCGGAACTGGCGCCCGACGTCGTCGTCATGGACGTCCGGATGCCCGAGCTGGACGGCATCGCGGCCACCCGCATCATCACCGGCCACCAGGACGCGCCGCGCGTCCTGGTGCTGACCACCTTCGACCTCGACGCGTACGTCTTCGACGCGCTGCGCGCCGGCGCCTCCGGGTTCCTGCTGAAGGATGTGCGCGCCGCCGAACTGCTGCGGGGCATCCGCGTGGTCGCCGCCGGCGAGAGCGTCCTCGCCCCGTCCGCGACCCGCCGGCTCATCGGCCACTACACCTCCGGACCGGGTCCCGCGCACCGGACCGGGTACGCGCACGGGGCGCTGGACAGCCTCACCGGCCGGGAACGCCATGTGCTCGGCCTGGTCGCCTCCGGCCTCAACAACGCGGAGATCGCCGACGCACTCGGCATCACCGTCGGCACCGTCAAGTCCCATGTCAACGCGCTGCTGCGGAAGCTCGGGCTGCGCGACCGGGTCCAGGCGACGATCCTCGCCTACGACCTCGGCCTCGCCCGCCCCAACCCGCCCGACCTCCACACCTGA
- a CDS encoding sensor histidine kinase has product MKRTDDRWAPVLLTCVQAVVWPGAALVRGAVPPAAALLGAALVAGVTTAALALRRTRPVVALAVAVAACALGAGPLPAGAVAVLGTAGVALALCTVATERDTFTSVLCVVTLAAWQLLYGISLHGLSGPDGLDLVLTALLYAAACGAGLRARQVRRARATAERLLARAEAERHRLPAVERRRMERELHDVSAHHLTAVVVTAGAALGLRDRRPELVEEALRFAVDSGREVTRALRSVRAPAPAREEQPSPEERLTALVAGFRRLDQRVDCEIDPLPDGAVADAAYGIVREALTNVARHAPGAHTRVRCRYGDTGTEVVVTSAAPEAGSPAHGAGLGSGRGQGFLRSRAREAGGTLTSGPTADGGWEVRAVLPGRSAAPVERTVPRTYRLAQLTAAVGLWWQPLLPSLIIRPETAPSGAHISAGPLFTLLAIAQAVALLWLRRAPRTALGVLCGLALLWPVAMAAGTYGGPVLLPPALSMLATGAALAVTAARTCLAADAPRAPAYLGTVAAVAAHAVAATAAVLGRGTTVAAWQVAAGATAGACLVVCAARWGGTRCGRRERTARNARDARLAGWTEEAVRDAWAERRRITVGLETTVLDRITDMVAEAEAGRLDATAERAREALAAMRALLDAVRDGETAPALRPQPTLQALDLLVRQCRATGRDVEVRPAGRLPERLPTAVDLAAYHVAETVLAVAGEEPAVLELDAAHDVLTLTATGVPRAAAPVVRERLTARATALGGTLTTEPPGTVRLALPLARNDEEGWR; this is encoded by the coding sequence ATGAAGCGAACCGACGACCGGTGGGCACCGGTCCTGCTGACCTGCGTCCAGGCCGTGGTGTGGCCCGGGGCGGCGCTGGTGCGCGGCGCCGTGCCGCCCGCGGCCGCCCTTCTCGGGGCGGCGCTGGTCGCCGGGGTGACCACGGCCGCGCTCGCGCTGCGCCGCACCCGGCCCGTGGTCGCGCTCGCCGTGGCCGTCGCCGCTTGTGCGCTGGGTGCCGGGCCGCTGCCCGCCGGGGCGGTCGCGGTGCTCGGCACAGCGGGCGTGGCGCTGGCCCTGTGCACCGTGGCGACCGAGCGCGACACCTTCACCTCGGTGCTGTGCGTGGTCACGCTCGCCGCCTGGCAGCTCCTGTACGGGATCAGCCTCCACGGGCTCAGCGGACCCGACGGTCTCGACCTCGTCCTGACCGCCCTGCTGTATGCCGCCGCGTGCGGCGCCGGCCTGCGGGCCCGGCAGGTCCGGCGGGCGAGGGCCACGGCCGAACGGCTGCTGGCGCGGGCCGAGGCGGAGCGCCACCGACTCCCGGCGGTCGAACGGCGCCGGATGGAGCGCGAGCTGCACGACGTCAGCGCCCACCATCTGACGGCCGTGGTGGTCACGGCGGGCGCGGCGCTCGGACTGCGCGACCGCCGCCCCGAACTCGTCGAGGAGGCACTGCGGTTCGCGGTCGACTCCGGCCGTGAGGTCACCCGGGCACTGCGCTCGGTCCGGGCGCCGGCGCCCGCACGGGAGGAACAGCCCTCGCCGGAGGAACGGCTGACGGCGCTGGTGGCCGGATTCCGCCGGCTGGACCAGCGGGTGGACTGCGAGATCGACCCGCTGCCGGACGGCGCCGTCGCGGACGCGGCGTACGGCATCGTCCGCGAGGCGCTGACCAACGTCGCACGCCACGCCCCCGGGGCGCACACACGGGTGCGCTGCCGGTACGGCGACACCGGCACCGAGGTCGTCGTCACCAGCGCGGCGCCGGAGGCCGGTTCGCCGGCGCACGGCGCGGGGCTCGGCTCCGGGCGCGGCCAGGGTTTCCTGCGGTCCCGGGCACGGGAGGCGGGCGGCACGCTGACCAGCGGCCCGACGGCGGACGGCGGCTGGGAGGTGCGCGCGGTGCTGCCGGGGCGGAGTGCCGCGCCGGTGGAGCGGACCGTCCCGCGTACCTACCGCCTGGCGCAGCTCACGGCCGCTGTCGGCCTGTGGTGGCAGCCGCTGCTGCCCTCGCTGATCATCCGGCCGGAGACCGCGCCGAGTGGGGCGCACATATCGGCCGGGCCGCTCTTCACGCTGCTGGCCATCGCCCAGGCGGTCGCGCTGCTGTGGCTGCGCCGGGCGCCCCGTACCGCGCTCGGCGTCCTGTGCGGCCTGGCCCTGCTCTGGCCGGTGGCGATGGCCGCGGGAACCTATGGCGGACCGGTCCTGCTGCCGCCCGCGCTGAGCATGCTCGCCACTGGTGCGGCGCTCGCGGTGACCGCGGCCCGGACCTGCCTGGCCGCTGACGCTCCGCGCGCCCCGGCGTACCTCGGCACGGTCGCGGCCGTGGCGGCACACGCGGTGGCCGCGACCGCGGCCGTCCTGGGCCGGGGGACGACCGTCGCCGCCTGGCAGGTCGCCGCGGGCGCGACGGCCGGGGCCTGCCTGGTGGTCTGCGCCGCCCGGTGGGGCGGGACACGGTGCGGGCGACGGGAGCGGACCGCCCGGAACGCGCGGGACGCACGCCTCGCCGGCTGGACCGAGGAGGCCGTCCGGGACGCCTGGGCCGAGCGCCGCCGGATCACCGTCGGCCTGGAGACCACCGTGCTGGACCGCATCACCGACATGGTCGCCGAGGCGGAGGCGGGCCGCCTCGACGCCACCGCCGAACGCGCCCGCGAGGCCCTCGCCGCGATGCGCGCCCTGCTCGACGCGGTCCGGGACGGCGAGACGGCGCCCGCCCTGCGGCCGCAGCCCACCCTCCAGGCGCTCGACCTGCTCGTCCGCCAGTGCCGGGCCACCGGCCGCGACGTCGAGGTCCGGCCGGCCGGTCGCCTGCCGGAACGGCTGCCCACCGCGGTGGACCTGGCCGCCTACCACGTCGCCGAGACGGTGCTCGCGGTCGCCGGGGAGGAGCCCGCCGTGCTCGAACTCGACGCCGCGCACGACGTGCTGACGCTCACCGCCACCGGTGTGCCGCGCGCCGCCGCGCCCGTCGTACGGGAGCGGCTGACGGCGCGGGCCACGGCGCTCGGCGGCACCCTGACCACCGAGCCACCGGGCACGGTCCGGCTCGCCCTGCCCCTGGCACGGAACGACGAGGAGGGGTGGCGATGA
- a CDS encoding DUF5707 domain-containing protein, which produces MSKRVLLSSCVGAVVVGGGVVATTAWGATAPTLANTSVRYVAPSADRSGSLTFTADVHDDSGVADLKVLAWPASSKLDPTESELRSVESATCRSLTSGTSRCTYTVRVTRAEATEGTWYVSALATGGDGNTAFVSRAAEFQVTR; this is translated from the coding sequence ATGTCCAAGCGCGTTCTGCTGTCCTCGTGCGTCGGTGCGGTCGTCGTCGGCGGCGGTGTCGTCGCGACGACCGCCTGGGGCGCCACGGCGCCGACCCTGGCGAACACCTCGGTTCGCTACGTCGCGCCGTCCGCCGACCGCTCGGGCTCGCTCACCTTCACCGCGGACGTCCATGACGACTCGGGCGTCGCGGACCTGAAGGTCCTGGCCTGGCCGGCGAGCTCGAAGCTCGACCCCACCGAGAGCGAACTGCGGTCCGTGGAGAGCGCCACGTGCCGGAGCCTCACGTCCGGCACGTCCCGCTGCACCTACACGGTCCGGGTGACGCGGGCCGAGGCGACCGAGGGCACGTGGTACGTCTCGGCACTGGCGACGGGCGGGGACGGGAACACGGCGTTCGTGTCCCGCGCCGCCGAGTTCCAGGTCACGCGCTGA
- a CDS encoding dienelactone hydrolase family protein has protein sequence MTAVRGTDVDIPTQDGVADAYLAHPDDSGRHPAVVLYMDAFGLRPHLRTMADRLAGAGYTVLVPNVFYRHGRAPLTELPDFLDVATRPEILEKLLPIAAELTPDLTVRDAGAYLDWLASCPQATDGPVGLTGYCLGAGLALRAAGAYPDRVAAMAGFHGGSLATEAPNSPHTVVGRITAEVYFGHADQDHALPPEQIERLEKALDEAGVRHRTEVYAGARHGYTQADTSAYDAEATERHWQALLDLFGRTL, from the coding sequence ATGACCGCAGTGCGCGGAACAGACGTGGACATCCCCACCCAGGACGGCGTCGCCGATGCCTACCTGGCCCATCCCGACGACTCCGGCCGCCACCCGGCCGTCGTGCTGTACATGGACGCCTTCGGGCTCCGGCCCCACCTGCGGACGATGGCCGACCGGCTGGCCGGGGCCGGTTACACCGTGCTGGTGCCCAACGTCTTCTACCGGCACGGGCGGGCTCCCCTGACGGAGCTGCCCGACTTCCTCGACGTCGCGACGCGTCCGGAGATCCTCGAAAAGCTCCTCCCGATCGCGGCGGAGCTGACTCCCGATCTCACGGTGCGCGACGCCGGCGCCTATCTCGACTGGCTGGCCTCCTGCCCTCAGGCCACCGACGGGCCCGTGGGCCTCACCGGCTACTGCCTGGGTGCCGGACTGGCCTTGCGCGCCGCCGGCGCCTACCCCGACCGCGTCGCCGCGATGGCCGGTTTCCACGGTGGCAGCTTGGCCACCGAGGCACCAAACAGCCCGCACACGGTGGTCGGACGGATCACCGCCGAGGTGTACTTCGGACACGCGGACCAGGACCACGCCCTTCCTCCCGAGCAGATCGAGCGTCTGGAGAAGGCCCTCGACGAGGCCGGTGTCCGCCACCGCACCGAGGTCTACGCGGGGGCCCGGCACGGCTACACCCAGGCCGACACCTCCGCGTACGACGCCGAGGCCACCGAGCGCCACTGGCAGGCCCTGTTGGACCTGTTCGGCCGCACCCTCTGA
- a CDS encoding SCO4225 family membrane protein — translation MTASAPSFPHRLRRALTHVVALGYLALCAALLLWAVAVHLFGDAEGSMAGVIPILATAPGSLLVLMLPTPDGIPGIVLTVAFGALLNAAVIGWCARALTRGTA, via the coding sequence GTGACCGCCTCCGCACCGTCCTTCCCGCACCGCCTGCGCCGGGCCCTCACCCACGTCGTCGCCCTCGGCTACCTGGCGCTGTGCGCCGCCCTGCTGCTGTGGGCGGTCGCCGTGCACCTCTTCGGCGACGCGGAGGGGTCCATGGCGGGCGTGATACCGATCCTCGCCACCGCCCCCGGCAGTCTCCTCGTGCTGATGCTGCCGACGCCCGACGGCATCCCCGGGATCGTCCTCACCGTCGCCTTCGGTGCCCTGCTCAACGCCGCGGTCATCGGCTGGTGCGCCCGCGCACTGACCCGCGGCACGGCGTGA
- a CDS encoding LysR family transcriptional regulator, whose translation MRIWHRVPGVDLVGVCRAFVSVSERGSFTVGAAAARMSQSVASRRVAALEERFGEQLFERTSRRAVLTPFGRDMLPVARQLVQAADVLLHEAEAAKRKPWRLAVPGICSTAGLARLVAEARGHGVTLDLRVAAPAQRLELIHAQQVRAALLAVPADEATWSVPLGLAGVQEPGVRRVYLETLRVGRACPGPARRVWIQPEDDVPHIRDPLTLLRDAVGLRPAQLVAATDLTTAAAEVLCSRDLLLCSPAQAAELALKWRPIGELTLSRGFALAAAAGGNPQHLEGRLGGAIAHCLGAGTQPDTTEGAEA comes from the coding sequence ATGCGGATCTGGCATAGGGTGCCGGGTGTGGATCTGGTGGGAGTGTGCCGGGCGTTCGTCAGCGTGAGCGAGCGCGGAAGTTTCACCGTGGGAGCGGCCGCTGCCCGGATGTCCCAGTCGGTGGCCAGCCGCCGGGTGGCCGCCCTGGAGGAACGCTTCGGTGAGCAGCTCTTCGAGCGCACCTCGCGACGCGCCGTTCTCACCCCCTTCGGGCGGGACATGCTGCCGGTGGCCAGGCAACTCGTGCAGGCGGCCGATGTGCTGCTGCACGAGGCGGAAGCCGCCAAGCGCAAGCCGTGGCGGCTCGCCGTGCCCGGCATCTGCTCCACGGCCGGTCTCGCCCGCCTGGTCGCCGAGGCACGGGGGCACGGTGTCACGCTCGACCTCCGTGTCGCGGCGCCGGCGCAGCGCCTGGAGCTCATCCACGCCCAGCAGGTGCGGGCCGCCCTGCTCGCGGTGCCCGCGGACGAGGCCACCTGGTCCGTGCCGCTCGGACTGGCCGGTGTCCAGGAGCCCGGTGTGCGGCGGGTCTACCTCGAGACGCTGCGGGTCGGACGGGCTTGCCCGGGGCCGGCCCGCCGGGTCTGGATCCAGCCCGAGGACGACGTTCCGCACATCCGCGACCCGCTGACCCTGCTGCGCGACGCGGTCGGTCTGCGGCCCGCGCAGCTCGTGGCCGCGACCGACCTGACGACCGCCGCCGCCGAAGTCCTCTGCTCCCGCGACCTGTTGCTGTGCTCTCCCGCGCAGGCCGCGGAACTCGCCCTGAAGTGGCGGCCCATCGGTGAGCTCACGCTCAGCCGGGGGTTCGCCCTCGCCGCCGCCGCGGGCGGCAACCCACAGCACCTCGAAGGACGTCTGGGCGGCGCCATCGCCCACTGCCTGGGCGCGGGCACCCAGCCGGACACCACGGAAGGGGCGGAGGCGTGA